One segment of Streptomyces sp. NBC_00576 DNA contains the following:
- a CDS encoding SDR family NAD(P)-dependent oxidoreductase, producing the protein MALILVTGASSGLGRGTANALADDGHEVVVRNPARLADAGDATRWKRRHR; encoded by the coding sequence ATGGCACTGATTCTGGTGACCGGAGCCTCCAGCGGGCTCGGACGCGGTACGGCGAACGCGCTGGCCGACGACGGACACGAGGTGGTCGTCCGCAACCCAGCCCGCCTGGCCGATGCCGGTGACGCCACCCGGTGGAAGCGTCGTCACCGGTGA